The proteins below are encoded in one region of Belonocnema kinseyi isolate 2016_QV_RU_SX_M_011 chromosome 1, B_treatae_v1, whole genome shotgun sequence:
- the LOC117180309 gene encoding uncharacterized protein LOC117180309, giving the protein MDSRLANFISSEHSISIGSKFMWTDSQRLLRCIRSDASKYYTFVALRVGEILESTAQNEWRMITTKENVADEATRHTYPMEIMPTNRCFIKPEFPRRAQSKWPQILKMTQTDSFPVDREMLRKKKNLAPSSRLC; this is encoded by the coding sequence ATGGACAGCAGATTGGCGAACTTTATCAGCTCGGAGCACAGTATATCCATTGGAAGTAAATTTATGTGGACCGACTCTCAGAGACTCCTCAGGTGCATTCGATCAGATGCAAGTAAGTACTATACTTTCGTCGCTCTTCGAGTTGGAGAAATTTTGGAATCGACAGCACAAAATGAATGGCGAATGATAACTACCAAGGAGAACGTCGCCGACGAAGCTACCAGGCACACTTATCCTATGGAAATAATGCCCACGAATAGGTGTTTTATAAAACCGGAATTTCCCCGGAGAGCCCAGTCTAAGTGGCCACAAATTTTAAAGATGACACAGACAGATAGTTTCCCGGTAGATCGTGAAATGTTGAGAAAGAAGAAGAATCTGGCTCCTTCTTCACGATTATGCTAG